A part of Jiangella alba genomic DNA contains:
- a CDS encoding helix-turn-helix transcriptional regulator, protein MTHDASPTARALLALELIQSGPGITADRLADALGVTERAARRYVGILREAGLPIESARGPYGGYRLGRGVRLPPLLFTAAEVLGLVMAVLDGHHDAADAADPVGSALGKLLRALPEPIAEQAEAVRRTTAPAPDRAAARPDPSTATTLVQACADRRRVHLSYRSEAGSEWTADVEPWAVVVRHGRWYLLCWSHGADARRAYRIDRVTSVSVLTTPFTPPPGLDAVAELEAHLARGWEFDTEVIIEGPLEKVRPCVAPMLGTLEAIDDDTTRLTGSTSNPWWYAEQLARLPVAFRVVGCVELRHTTRAVGQRLVDASGL, encoded by the coding sequence ATGACGCACGACGCCAGCCCCACCGCGCGGGCGCTGCTCGCCCTCGAACTCATCCAGTCCGGCCCCGGCATCACCGCCGACCGGCTGGCCGACGCCCTGGGCGTCACCGAGCGGGCCGCCCGCCGTTACGTCGGCATCCTGCGCGAAGCCGGCCTGCCGATCGAGTCGGCCCGCGGCCCGTACGGCGGCTACCGGCTCGGCCGCGGCGTCCGGCTGCCGCCGCTGCTGTTCACCGCCGCCGAGGTGCTCGGCCTGGTCATGGCCGTCCTCGACGGTCACCACGACGCCGCCGACGCCGCCGACCCGGTCGGCAGCGCACTGGGCAAGCTGCTGCGGGCGCTGCCCGAGCCGATCGCCGAACAGGCCGAGGCGGTCCGGCGGACGACCGCCCCGGCACCGGACCGCGCGGCCGCCCGACCCGACCCGTCGACGGCGACGACGCTCGTCCAGGCCTGCGCCGACCGCCGCCGCGTCCACCTCAGCTACCGCTCCGAGGCCGGCTCCGAATGGACCGCCGACGTCGAGCCGTGGGCCGTCGTCGTCCGGCACGGCCGCTGGTACCTGCTGTGCTGGTCGCACGGCGCCGACGCCCGGCGCGCGTACCGCATCGACCGCGTGACGTCGGTGTCCGTGCTGACGACGCCGTTCACGCCGCCGCCCGGCCTCGACGCCGTCGCCGAACTGGAGGCGCACCTGGCGCGCGGCTGGGAGTTCGACACCGAGGTGATCATCGAAGGGCCGCTGGAGAAGGTGCGGCCGTGCGTGGCGCCCATGCTCGGCACCCTCGAGGCGATCGACGACGACACCACCCGGCTGACCGGCAGCACCAGCAACCCCTGGTGGTACGCCGAGCAACTGGCCCGGCTGCCGGTGGCGTTCCGGGTCGTCGGCTGCGTGGAGCTGCGGCACACCACCCGCGCCGTCGGCCAGCGCCTCGTCGACGCGTCCGGCCTGTAG
- a CDS encoding YciI family protein: protein MKYLMLVGTDPDHSETDAAAAPDIEEWFAYVTGAGKHVVGDRLRPSSAATTVRVRGGELLVTDGPFAETNEWIVGFDVLDCADLDEAIEIASKHSMAYTGRLELRPFWPLDG, encoded by the coding sequence ATGAAGTACCTGATGCTCGTCGGCACCGACCCCGACCACTCCGAGACCGACGCCGCGGCAGCTCCCGACATCGAGGAGTGGTTCGCCTACGTGACGGGCGCCGGCAAGCACGTCGTCGGTGACCGCCTGCGCCCGTCGTCCGCCGCGACGACGGTCCGGGTCCGGGGCGGCGAGCTGCTGGTCACCGACGGCCCGTTCGCCGAGACCAACGAGTGGATCGTCGGCTTCGACGTGCTCGACTGCGCCGACCTCGACGAGGCGATCGAGATCGCGTCGAAGCACTCGATGGCCTACACCGGGCGGCTGGAGCTGCGCCCGTTCTGGCCCCTCGACGGGTGA
- a CDS encoding DUF664 domain-containing protein, protein MDLQDMTVIKESMAGDEVEMLMFALERARAQFAWKCDGLDADALNTTLPPSAMTLGGLLKHVALCEDLRINEFLTGDHLPEPWKQEHFDADPEWAWHSAADDTPDELYALWRASVERSRAAWATVLANGGGLDQPSIFTTQAGEHPNLRRVLVDAVEHYIRHAGHADLLRENVDGRVGEDPPQPSAS, encoded by the coding sequence ATGGACCTACAGGACATGACCGTCATCAAGGAGTCGATGGCGGGCGACGAGGTCGAGATGCTGATGTTCGCCCTCGAACGCGCCCGGGCACAGTTCGCCTGGAAGTGCGACGGCCTCGACGCCGACGCGCTGAACACGACGCTGCCGCCGTCGGCGATGACGCTCGGCGGGTTGCTCAAGCACGTCGCGCTCTGCGAGGACCTGCGGATCAACGAGTTCCTGACCGGTGACCACCTGCCCGAGCCGTGGAAGCAGGAGCACTTCGACGCCGACCCCGAGTGGGCCTGGCACTCGGCGGCGGACGACACCCCCGACGAGCTGTACGCGTTGTGGCGTGCCTCGGTCGAGCGGTCCCGGGCGGCGTGGGCGACGGTGCTCGCGAACGGCGGCGGCCTGGACCAGCCGTCGATCTTCACCACTCAGGCCGGTGAGCATCCCAACCTGCGCCGCGTCCTCGTCGACGCGGTCGAGCACTACATCCGGCACGCCGGGCATGCCGACCTCCTCCGCGAGAACGTCGACGGCCGCGTCGGCGAGGACCCGCCGCAGCCGTCGGCGTCGTGA
- a CDS encoding MFS transporter, giving the protein MASPSPRAQPAPSAALTDRPRWAPVVALAAGIAMLVASEFLPAGVLPALAADVGVSEGVAGLAVAATAIAGAVTAPSIAVVLPRADRRTVLVGLLLVGAAANLTVAVAPNFAVLLAGRLLLGVAIAGYWSFAFGAGLSAVGGRARAVSSAMAFGVSVATVVGVPVGAVVGDVVGWRAAFGGAAVLGLLAAAGLARTLPPVPAHPSAGIRMLRQALRHRRLMAGIGCVVLVAFGNFAAYPYIRVATERLDPGATTWLLLAWGAGGVAGTIVAGAAAVRLRLLAALAPMLLGVSLLVATADALPLLTVAVVLWGFAFNMVPVATQLWVARVEPERVESAMSLQVTAFQVAITLGSAAGGALLDAYGVGVPFVVGAAAAVAAGVGFALLRIPAR; this is encoded by the coding sequence GTGGCCTCCCCGTCCCCGCGCGCCCAGCCGGCGCCGTCCGCCGCCCTGACCGACCGGCCCCGCTGGGCGCCCGTCGTCGCGCTCGCGGCCGGTATCGCGATGCTGGTCGCGAGCGAGTTCCTGCCGGCTGGCGTGCTGCCCGCCCTCGCGGCCGACGTCGGCGTCAGCGAAGGGGTCGCCGGGCTGGCGGTCGCGGCCACGGCGATCGCCGGCGCCGTCACCGCACCGAGCATCGCCGTCGTGTTGCCGCGCGCCGACCGGCGCACCGTCCTCGTCGGCCTGCTGCTCGTCGGGGCGGCGGCGAACCTCACGGTGGCGGTCGCGCCGAACTTCGCCGTCCTGCTGGCCGGCCGGCTGCTGCTGGGGGTGGCGATCGCCGGGTACTGGTCGTTCGCGTTCGGGGCCGGACTGTCGGCGGTGGGTGGGCGGGCCCGGGCCGTGTCGTCGGCGATGGCGTTCGGGGTCAGCGTCGCGACCGTCGTGGGCGTGCCGGTGGGCGCCGTCGTCGGGGACGTGGTCGGCTGGCGGGCCGCGTTCGGCGGGGCCGCCGTGCTCGGCCTGCTGGCCGCCGCCGGGCTCGCCCGCACGCTGCCGCCCGTCCCGGCGCACCCGTCCGCGGGCATCCGGATGCTGCGTCAGGCGCTCCGGCACCGCCGGCTGATGGCCGGGATCGGCTGCGTCGTGCTGGTGGCGTTCGGCAACTTCGCGGCGTACCCGTACATCCGCGTCGCCACGGAGCGGCTGGACCCCGGCGCCACGACGTGGCTGCTGCTGGCCTGGGGCGCCGGCGGCGTCGCCGGGACGATCGTGGCCGGCGCGGCCGCCGTCCGGCTGCGGCTGCTGGCAGCGCTCGCGCCGATGCTGCTCGGCGTCAGCCTGCTGGTCGCGACGGCCGATGCGCTACCGCTGCTGACGGTGGCGGTCGTGCTGTGGGGCTTCGCGTTCAACATGGTGCCGGTGGCGACCCAGCTCTGGGTGGCGCGGGTCGAACCCGAACGCGTCGAGTCCGCGATGTCGCTGCAGGTCACCGCGTTCCAGGTCGCCATCACGCTCGGCTCCGCGGCAGGCGGCGCCCTGCTCGATGCCTACGGCGTCGGGGTCCCGTTCGTCGTCGGCGCCGCTGCCGCCGTGGCCGCCGGGGTGGGGTTCGCGCTGTTGCGGATCCCGGCCCGCTGA
- a CDS encoding GNAT family N-acetyltransferase — protein sequence MREPIDAGQVRVVPANEASWHDLTLVFGTADYAARCRCQWFKVEGWIWRDSTLDGRLAAQEEQTHCDEPDAPETSGLVAYVDGEPAGWVAVEPRLNYPALLRRRSPVVWRGRHEDPDDAGVWAVTCVIVRKGYRGRGLMYHLAAATVGHARDRGARALEAYPMLTEPGKEITWGELHVGARQVFEEAGFTQVSHPTKRRVVMRVEFGA from the coding sequence GTGAGGGAGCCGATCGACGCAGGTCAGGTGCGGGTGGTCCCGGCGAACGAGGCGTCCTGGCACGACCTGACGCTCGTCTTCGGGACGGCCGACTACGCGGCCCGCTGCCGCTGCCAGTGGTTCAAGGTCGAGGGGTGGATCTGGCGCGACTCGACGCTGGACGGACGGCTCGCGGCGCAGGAGGAGCAGACCCACTGCGACGAGCCGGACGCGCCCGAGACCAGCGGTCTGGTCGCCTACGTCGACGGCGAGCCGGCCGGCTGGGTGGCGGTCGAGCCGCGCCTGAACTACCCGGCACTGTTGCGCCGTCGCAGCCCGGTGGTCTGGCGGGGCCGCCACGAGGACCCCGACGACGCCGGCGTCTGGGCGGTGACCTGCGTGATCGTCCGCAAGGGCTACCGTGGCCGCGGCCTGATGTACCACCTCGCCGCGGCCACCGTCGGCCACGCCCGCGACCGCGGCGCCCGGGCGCTGGAGGCGTACCCGATGCTCACCGAGCCGGGCAAGGAGATCACCTGGGGCGAGCTGCACGTCGGCGCCCGGCAGGTGTTCGAGGAGGCCGGGTTCACGCAGGTCAGCCACCCCACCAAGCGTCGTGTCGTGATGCGGGTGGAATTCGGCGCATAG
- a CDS encoding RNA polymerase sigma factor encodes MTDARAAVADAVAAERLRIVAALIRVTGDFDLAEDCVQDAVERALARWPLDGVPDHPGAWLTTTARRRAVDVLRRRQTERAKLREAQALAELARDLTGDDPGPYGDDRLKLLFTCCHPALPMAGRVALTLKSVAGLSTRQIARAFLVSEATMGQRLLRTKNKIEHAGIGFRVPEPHRLAARTDAVLAVVYLIFTEGYAMLHDDLAAEAVELSGLVARLLPEDDEALGLHALLLLQHARRAARTDVDGDLVTVENQDRGRWDHDAIEAGLTALAAARATGRAPGYYRLQAEIAALHSTAVHPDATDWVRIVAAYDALLALRPSPAIELNRAVAVGFRDGPEVGLAAVDGVTDHPLLSAVRADLLRRAGRRTEAAAAYRDAVAAARTEPERRLLERRLREVSGPAADS; translated from the coding sequence GTGACGGACGCCCGCGCGGCCGTCGCCGATGCCGTCGCCGCCGAGCGGCTGCGCATCGTCGCCGCGCTCATCCGGGTGACGGGCGACTTCGACCTCGCCGAGGACTGCGTGCAGGACGCCGTCGAACGGGCGCTGGCGCGCTGGCCGCTCGACGGCGTCCCGGACCACCCGGGCGCCTGGCTGACGACGACCGCCCGGCGCCGCGCCGTCGACGTCCTCAGGCGGCGGCAGACCGAGCGGGCGAAGCTGCGCGAGGCGCAGGCGCTGGCCGAGCTGGCCCGCGACCTCACCGGCGACGACCCCGGGCCGTATGGCGACGACCGGCTGAAGCTGCTGTTCACCTGCTGCCACCCGGCGCTGCCGATGGCCGGCCGGGTGGCGCTGACGCTGAAGTCGGTCGCCGGGCTGTCGACGCGGCAGATCGCCCGCGCGTTCCTCGTCAGCGAGGCGACGATGGGGCAGCGGCTGCTGCGCACGAAGAACAAGATCGAGCACGCCGGCATCGGCTTCCGGGTGCCCGAGCCGCACCGGCTGGCCGCCCGCACGGACGCCGTCCTCGCCGTCGTCTACCTGATCTTCACCGAGGGGTACGCGATGCTGCACGACGACCTCGCCGCCGAGGCCGTCGAGCTGTCCGGGCTGGTCGCGCGGCTGCTGCCCGAGGACGACGAGGCGCTGGGACTGCACGCCCTGCTGCTCCTGCAGCACGCCCGCCGCGCGGCCCGGACCGACGTGGACGGCGACCTGGTCACGGTGGAGAACCAGGACCGCGGCCGCTGGGACCACGACGCGATCGAGGCCGGGCTGACGGCGCTCGCGGCGGCTCGCGCGACCGGCCGGGCGCCCGGGTACTACCGGCTGCAGGCCGAGATCGCGGCGCTGCACTCCACCGCCGTCCACCCGGACGCGACCGACTGGGTCCGCATCGTCGCCGCCTACGACGCGTTGCTCGCGCTGCGCCCGTCGCCGGCGATCGAGCTGAACCGGGCGGTGGCGGTCGGTTTCCGGGACGGGCCGGAGGTCGGGCTGGCCGCGGTGGACGGCGTCACGGACCACCCGCTGCTGTCCGCCGTCAGGGCCGATCTGCTGCGCCGGGCCGGACGGCGCACCGAGGCGGCCGCGGCCTACCGCGACGCCGTCGCCGCCGCCCGGACCGAGCCCGAACGGCGGCTGCTGGAACGCCGCCTCCGCGAGGTCAGTGGTCCAGCCGCCGATAGTTGA